The following are encoded in a window of Halorarum salinum genomic DNA:
- a CDS encoding DUF5798 family protein, which produces MGLGSTAKKIQTVADTAEKLYARVNEMREQVDRLRDTVSTTEERVERVEAELAEQRALVAALAEEQGVDVESVLADAEAPAHPDDGERDDTADAASDDGGDGSTDAVDGSTA; this is translated from the coding sequence ATGGGACTCGGAAGCACGGCGAAGAAGATCCAGACGGTCGCGGACACCGCCGAGAAGCTGTACGCCCGGGTGAACGAGATGCGCGAGCAGGTCGACCGGTTGCGCGACACGGTGTCGACGACCGAGGAGCGCGTCGAGCGGGTCGAGGCCGAGCTCGCCGAGCAGCGCGCGCTCGTCGCCGCGCTGGCCGAAGAGCAGGGCGTCGACGTCGAATCGGTACTGGCCGACGCGGAGGCGCCGGCGCACCCCGACGACGGCGAACGCGACGACACCGCGGACGCCGCGTCCGACGACGGCGGCGACGGCTCGACTGACGCCGTCGACGGGTCGACGGCCTGA
- a CDS encoding CoA-binding protein produces the protein MPATDDEGLRELLSMDPVAVIGCSSTPGKAAHEIPKYLKRHGYEVIPVNPYADEILGRGAYDSLADVEEDVELVDVFRPSEEVAGIVDQVIERRETRGDVRGLWLQLGITDDEALARAEDADLLAVQDRCMKVEHGRLIG, from the coding sequence ATGCCCGCGACAGACGACGAGGGGCTCCGTGAACTGCTCTCGATGGATCCGGTCGCGGTGATCGGCTGCTCGAGCACGCCCGGCAAGGCCGCCCACGAGATCCCGAAGTACCTGAAACGGCACGGCTACGAGGTGATCCCGGTCAACCCGTACGCGGACGAGATCCTCGGCCGCGGGGCGTACGACTCGCTGGCGGACGTCGAGGAGGACGTCGAACTCGTCGACGTCTTCCGACCGAGCGAGGAGGTGGCGGGGATCGTCGACCAGGTGATCGAGCGGCGGGAGACCCGTGGCGACGTGCGCGGGCTCTGGCTCCAGCTCGGCATCACCGACGACGAGGCGCTCGCCCGCGCCGAGGACGCCGACCTCCTCGCGGTGCAGGACCGATGTATGAAGGTCGAACACGGCAGGCTGATCGGCTGA
- a CDS encoding HalOD1 output domain-containing protein has protein sequence MARSKNDLPPTADHEQGAGSAVETYTPDQGRSLTDAVLAALDAYTDVDLSGSEFVLNDVINPDALNALIRHGAGANATVAFDVNDVRVTIREDEQVHVVVGER, from the coding sequence ATGGCGCGCTCGAAGAACGATCTACCGCCGACCGCCGACCACGAACAGGGGGCAGGCTCCGCGGTAGAGACGTACACCCCCGATCAGGGACGATCGCTCACGGACGCGGTACTCGCCGCGCTCGACGCATACACCGACGTCGACCTGAGCGGGTCCGAGTTCGTTCTCAACGACGTGATCAACCCGGACGCGCTCAACGCGCTCATCCGCCACGGCGCGGGCGCGAACGCGACGGTCGCGTTCGACGTGAACGACGTCAGAGTGACGATTCGCGAGGACGAACAGGTGCACGTCGTGGTCGGCGAACGCTAG
- a CDS encoding competence/damage-inducible protein A, whose protein sequence is MQAAIVTVGDELLNGDTANTNATWLASRLHDRGVTVERATTVPDRVADVARVVNEYRAEYDAVLVTGGVGPTHDDVTLEGVAAAFGRGLERNGEAHDWLTGEGGYAAGDLDEGTTALPAGARPLNNEVGVAPGCVLDSVYVFPGVPAEMEAMFESVADEFEGQITHTETVETPEPESTLLDRLAAVREEFDVTVGSYPGDAVRVRLTAGEAGEAERAAAWLRERVEPVED, encoded by the coding sequence ATGCAGGCTGCCATCGTCACCGTGGGGGACGAGCTCCTCAACGGCGACACCGCGAACACCAACGCGACGTGGCTCGCGTCGCGCCTCCACGACCGGGGAGTGACAGTCGAGCGGGCGACCACCGTGCCCGACAGGGTCGCCGACGTCGCCCGGGTGGTGAACGAGTACCGCGCCGAGTACGACGCCGTCCTCGTCACCGGGGGCGTCGGGCCGACCCACGACGACGTCACCCTGGAGGGCGTCGCCGCGGCGTTCGGCCGCGGGCTGGAACGGAACGGCGAGGCGCACGACTGGCTCACCGGGGAAGGGGGCTACGCGGCGGGCGACCTCGACGAGGGGACGACCGCGCTGCCGGCGGGCGCGCGCCCGCTCAACAACGAGGTCGGCGTCGCGCCGGGCTGCGTGCTCGACTCGGTGTACGTGTTCCCGGGCGTCCCCGCGGAGATGGAGGCGATGTTCGAGTCGGTCGCCGACGAGTTCGAGGGGCAGATCACCCACACGGAGACGGTCGAGACGCCCGAGCCGGAGTCGACGCTGCTCGATCGGCTGGCGGCGGTGCGCGAGGAGTTCGACGTGACCGTGGGCTCGTACCCGGGCGACGCCGTCCGGGTACGGCTCACCGCCGGCGAGGCGGGCGAGGCCGAGCGCGCGGCCGCGTGGCTCCGCGAGCGCGTGGAACCGGTCGAGGACTGA
- a CDS encoding TrkA C-terminal domain-containing protein, which produces MVATYRILSVLVIFALSVLIIRIGSVAFRMTGLSPDVASFQSMSAFSGTGFTTDEAEQVTSTPQRRTVVKALIRLGSIGLVGALASLTLSFTRTNANDAVTLASILGGVGLLIILARSHWLNRVMTPLIERALSGTTDLALTDYTRMLGLQREYRIAEVDVRESDWLSNWDAEEMNLSDEGVLLLGIRRGDDYIGAPGSDTEIREGDTIVLYGKENRLQELADRDEGDIEAHEDAVEEHETVLQDQAKLIDS; this is translated from the coding sequence ATGGTCGCGACGTATCGAATCCTCTCAGTCCTGGTCATCTTCGCCCTCTCGGTGCTCATCATCCGCATCGGGTCGGTCGCGTTCAGGATGACCGGCCTCTCACCGGACGTTGCGTCGTTTCAGTCGATGTCGGCGTTCTCCGGCACCGGATTCACGACCGACGAGGCCGAGCAGGTGACCTCGACGCCTCAGCGACGGACGGTGGTGAAGGCGCTCATTAGGCTTGGAAGCATCGGGCTCGTGGGTGCACTTGCCTCCCTCACCCTCTCGTTTACTCGGACCAACGCGAATGACGCGGTCACGCTGGCGTCCATCCTCGGCGGTGTCGGGCTGCTCATCATTCTCGCGCGGAGTCACTGGCTCAACCGGGTGATGACGCCGCTCATCGAACGGGCGCTCAGTGGAACGACCGACCTCGCTCTCACCGACTATACCCGGATGCTCGGTCTCCAACGGGAGTATCGAATCGCCGAAGTCGACGTCCGGGAGAGCGACTGGCTTTCGAACTGGGACGCTGAGGAGATGAACCTCTCCGACGAAGGCGTCCTCTTGCTCGGCATCCGGCGGGGCGACGACTACATCGGTGCACCAGGGTCAGACACGGAGATTCGAGAGGGTGATACCATCGTCCTGTACGGGAAAGAAAACCGCTTACAGGAACTGGCCGACCGCGACGAAGGAGACATCGAGGCTCATGAGGATGCAGTCGAAGAGCACGAGACGGTCCTCCAGGACCAAGCGAAACTCATTGATTCATAA
- the surE gene encoding 5'/3'-nucleotidase SurE yields MNTSGGPRILLTNDDGIDSPGFRALHAALSSVGEVVAVAPADDRSAVGRSLSRRVDVQDHDLGYAIEGTPTDCVVVGLESLCPDADVVVSGCNKGANVGAYVLGRSGTVSAAVEAAFFDVPAVAVSQYVPAGTGEAYRAFEVDEPDFAEAGRAARYLVERAEGAGVFETTDYLNVNAPWTDGGPAEMTVTRPSTLYDMTAERDGGGVTLLDRTWDRMKEGSVPDPVGTDRRAIADGYVSVSPLTAPHTTRHHGALDGLAESYPGREEE; encoded by the coding sequence ATGAACACGAGCGGCGGGCCGCGGATCCTCCTGACGAACGACGACGGCATCGACAGCCCCGGCTTCCGCGCGCTACACGCCGCGCTCTCGTCGGTCGGCGAGGTCGTCGCCGTCGCGCCCGCGGACGACCGGAGCGCGGTCGGGCGGTCGCTCTCCCGCCGCGTCGACGTCCAGGACCACGATCTGGGCTACGCCATCGAGGGGACCCCGACCGACTGCGTCGTCGTCGGACTGGAGTCGCTGTGTCCGGACGCCGACGTGGTGGTCTCGGGCTGTAACAAGGGCGCGAACGTCGGCGCGTACGTCCTCGGGCGCTCGGGAACCGTCTCGGCCGCCGTCGAGGCTGCGTTCTTCGACGTGCCGGCCGTGGCCGTCTCGCAGTACGTCCCCGCGGGCACGGGCGAGGCGTACCGGGCGTTCGAGGTCGACGAGCCGGACTTCGCGGAGGCGGGCCGGGCCGCCCGGTACCTCGTCGAGCGCGCCGAGGGGGCGGGCGTGTTCGAGACCACCGACTACCTGAACGTGAACGCCCCGTGGACCGACGGCGGCCCCGCCGAGATGACGGTGACGAGACCCTCCACGCTGTACGACATGACCGCCGAGCGCGACGGGGGCGGGGTCACGCTGCTCGACCGGACCTGGGACCGGATGAAGGAGGGGAGCGTCCCGGACCCGGTCGGGACCGACCGGCGCGCGATCGCGGACGGCTACGTCTCCGTCTCGCCGCTGACCGCGCCACACACGACCCGCCACCACGGGGCGCTGGACGGGCTGGCGGAGTCGTATCCCGGCCGGGAGGAGGAGTGA
- a CDS encoding PLP-dependent cysteine synthase family protein: MTTHREPLDSVLEAVGETPLVRVHAAPDAVPVYAKLESFNPGASVKDRIGAYMIEAMLADGTLEPGGTVVEPTAGNTGIGFAVAAGRLGVDAVFVVPERFSVEKQQLMRALGAEVINTPSEDGMGRAIERAHELAEELDDAVVPQQFANPLNVEAHYETTGPEAFEALDGEVGAVVAGCGTAGTLMGMAEYALERVPDARVVAVQPEGSTFGEFFGEDAEEGEYRTEGIGTHDVSTNELFDPDLVDDLKTIPDADVHAEMARLASEEGHLVASSSAANSLAARAVAREIERGEVDVPHDSVVTVFPDSSERYLSKGVYRSFEEWTG; the protein is encoded by the coding sequence ATGACCACCCACCGGGAGCCGCTCGACTCCGTGCTGGAGGCGGTCGGCGAGACGCCGCTGGTCCGGGTGCACGCCGCGCCCGACGCGGTCCCAGTGTACGCGAAACTGGAGTCGTTCAACCCCGGCGCGTCCGTGAAGGACCGCATCGGGGCGTACATGATCGAGGCGATGCTGGCGGACGGGACGCTCGAACCGGGCGGCACCGTGGTCGAACCGACCGCGGGCAACACGGGCATCGGCTTCGCGGTCGCGGCCGGACGACTGGGCGTGGACGCCGTCTTCGTCGTCCCCGAGCGCTTCAGCGTCGAGAAACAGCAGCTGATGCGCGCGCTCGGCGCCGAGGTCATCAACACCCCCAGCGAGGACGGGATGGGCCGCGCCATCGAGCGGGCACACGAGCTAGCCGAGGAACTCGACGACGCCGTCGTTCCCCAGCAGTTCGCGAACCCCCTCAACGTCGAGGCCCACTACGAGACGACCGGGCCGGAGGCGTTCGAGGCGCTCGACGGCGAGGTCGGCGCGGTCGTCGCGGGCTGTGGCACCGCCGGGACGCTGATGGGGATGGCGGAGTACGCGCTGGAGCGGGTCCCGGACGCCCGCGTCGTCGCCGTCCAGCCCGAGGGGTCGACGTTCGGCGAGTTCTTCGGCGAGGACGCCGAGGAGGGCGAGTACAGGACGGAGGGGATCGGCACCCACGACGTCTCGACGAACGAGCTGTTCGATCCCGACCTCGTCGACGACCTGAAGACGATCCCCGATGCGGACGTCCACGCCGAGATGGCCAGGCTGGCGAGCGAGGAGGGCCACCTGGTCGCGTCGAGCTCCGCGGCGAACTCGCTCGCGGCGCGGGCGGTCGCACGCGAGATCGAGCGTGGCGAGGTCGACGTCCCCCACGACTCGGTCGTCACCGTGTTTCCGGACTCCAGCGAGCGCTACCTCTCCAAGGGCGTCTACCGGTCGTTCGAGGAGTGGACCGGATAG
- a CDS encoding DUF2110 family protein: MVVLATKCYVSGDARDRALDGMTSLVANDLGDLAVQYEVGVRRDDFVSVTVEGEDATVARNVLREHWGEVTEHFTDGETYRGTLEGWDEDGFTLDAGRELRVPTEELGLGRGSPSQIRDRFGLVQHLPLRFVYREDGANELAEAERDRLYDWTRGPGRVNVNSATRGEVRATVNRAGHAQDIVTVERLGLLEQSIVCAEGTDPPGLLAAIGGYLPAELKAVIP; encoded by the coding sequence ATGGTCGTTCTCGCGACCAAGTGCTACGTCTCCGGCGACGCGCGCGACCGGGCGCTCGACGGGATGACCTCGCTCGTCGCCAACGATCTGGGCGACCTCGCCGTCCAGTACGAGGTCGGCGTCCGGCGCGACGACTTCGTCTCCGTCACCGTCGAGGGCGAGGACGCCACGGTCGCGCGGAACGTCCTCCGCGAGCACTGGGGCGAGGTGACCGAGCACTTCACCGACGGCGAGACGTACCGCGGGACCCTGGAAGGCTGGGACGAGGACGGGTTCACGCTCGACGCCGGCCGCGAGCTCCGCGTGCCGACCGAGGAGCTCGGGCTCGGTCGGGGGAGCCCCTCGCAGATCCGCGACCGCTTCGGGCTCGTCCAGCACCTCCCGCTCCGGTTCGTGTACCGCGAGGACGGCGCGAACGAACTGGCCGAGGCCGAACGGGACCGGCTGTACGACTGGACCCGCGGTCCCGGCCGCGTCAACGTGAACAGCGCGACGCGCGGAGAGGTGCGCGCGACGGTGAACCGGGCGGGACACGCACAGGACATCGTGACGGTCGAGCGGCTCGGACTGCTCGAACAGAGCATCGTCTGCGCGGAGGGGACCGACCCGCCGGGGCTGCTCGCGGCCATCGGCGGGTACCTCCCCGCGGAGCTGAAAGCCGTCATTCCATGA
- a CDS encoding geranylgeranylglycerol-phosphate geranylgeranyltransferase — MGDTRGSGLLELTRPGNAVAAGALTFIGAYVGGGLLPIPLTLAVAATILAVAAGNAANDYFDRDIDRVNRPDRPIPSGRVSPREALVFAAALFAGAVLAAATLPPLALAIAVVNLLALVAYTELFKGLPGVGNAVVAYLTGSTFLFGAAAVGALGPDVWVLFGLAAVATFARELVKDVEDVAGDREEGLSTLPIVAGERATLAVAVAAMTVGVAASALPYARGTFGGAYAALVVPADAVMLGATAWGFRNPAAAQRWLKRGTFLAAAAFVAGRYAVG, encoded by the coding sequence ATGGGGGACACGCGGGGGTCCGGCCTGCTCGAACTCACCCGCCCGGGCAACGCGGTCGCCGCCGGCGCGCTCACCTTCATCGGGGCGTACGTCGGCGGGGGCCTCCTGCCCATCCCCCTCACGCTCGCGGTCGCGGCCACGATCCTCGCTGTCGCGGCCGGCAACGCGGCGAACGACTACTTCGACCGCGACATCGACCGGGTGAACCGCCCGGACCGCCCCATCCCGAGCGGCCGCGTCTCGCCGCGGGAGGCGCTCGTCTTCGCCGCCGCGCTCTTCGCGGGCGCCGTGCTGGCCGCGGCCACCCTCCCGCCGCTCGCGCTCGCCATCGCGGTCGTGAACCTCCTCGCGCTGGTCGCCTACACGGAGCTGTTCAAGGGGCTGCCCGGCGTCGGCAACGCGGTCGTGGCGTACCTCACGGGGAGCACCTTCCTCTTCGGCGCGGCCGCGGTCGGCGCGCTCGGCCCGGACGTGTGGGTGCTGTTCGGCCTGGCCGCGGTGGCCACGTTCGCCCGCGAACTCGTGAAGGACGTCGAGGACGTGGCCGGGGACCGCGAGGAGGGGCTGTCGACGCTCCCCATCGTCGCCGGCGAGCGGGCCACGCTCGCGGTCGCGGTGGCCGCCATGACGGTCGGCGTGGCCGCGAGCGCGTTGCCGTACGCGCGGGGGACGTTCGGCGGGGCCTACGCCGCGCTCGTCGTCCCCGCGGACGCGGTCATGCTGGGGGCGACGGCGTGGGGGTTCCGGAACCCGGCGGCCGCCCAGCGGTGGCTCAAGCGCGGGACGTTCCTCGCGGCCGCGGCGTTCGTCGCCGGCCGGTACGCGGTCGGTTGA
- a CDS encoding ATP-binding protein, whose protein sequence is MPEHSNSGRSTAERSSLTDQEELEALQDDMKAVGEPDEKIANVSRVAAVDREFFADIRELYRRKRMHEEPIGRPFATPYPAYLGEFMLGADPDERPVCVTRQQLNEHMLVVGRSGAGKTTFFYNMMSLLDGVDIPFLVFDFKNDYRHVVDEFDLTVINWQDLKFNPLQPPPGVRIEQWGEVLADTWSHAVGLLNASRNHFLGNLRVLYNLYDEQMADGAYPSLFELRDVVAAQEIPYASPRYRYKERVENRLTGMLGFGGDIFECSTGFPIEELLDRNVVVELQEPNQDVQTFMVEVLLTWLFYYRDAQGHRDGLRHAVLFDEAKQVFDVHREQNVDTPQPPITSLMGRVREFGEALVVADHEPSKLSDSLKANTNLKVWMSLGSGHDTQEMAETFGIEDDEVGFTRTLERGEAVVKAASCDPVPVRLPPYFVEKSTTEEVVRERMQSVLDELAYGERVRPDRFLEVVGRHWETTDATDDTDAETDEDGGAVGDVAEAVLASVNDQPFLSMSQRYDAVDVGAKTGNEAKNQLVALELVREVEVDTRKPGRNPKLLELTEAGKEVLAERGYDVVATGRRGVVHRYWQQQIKEYYEADGFSVEIESAVSDGFVDVYAETTGEVVAVEVARSPEHEVANVRKCLGLDVDRVEVATLEEGVRERIEAAVRDEFDGVPDQVVFVDVAEYV, encoded by the coding sequence ATGCCGGAACACTCAAACTCGGGAAGGTCAACCGCGGAACGTTCGTCCCTGACGGACCAGGAGGAGCTCGAGGCGTTGCAGGACGATATGAAAGCGGTTGGTGAGCCGGATGAGAAGATCGCGAACGTGTCCCGGGTGGCAGCCGTAGACCGGGAGTTCTTCGCGGATATCCGGGAGCTGTATCGGCGCAAGCGGATGCACGAAGAGCCGATCGGCCGGCCGTTTGCCACGCCGTACCCGGCGTATCTCGGTGAGTTCATGCTGGGGGCGGACCCGGATGAGCGGCCGGTGTGCGTGACGCGCCAGCAGTTGAACGAGCATATGCTGGTGGTCGGTCGGAGTGGGGCGGGGAAGACCACGTTCTTCTACAATATGATGAGCCTGCTGGACGGGGTGGACATCCCGTTTCTCGTGTTCGACTTCAAGAACGATTACCGGCATGTCGTCGATGAGTTCGACCTGACGGTGATCAACTGGCAGGATCTCAAGTTCAACCCGTTGCAGCCACCGCCGGGTGTCCGTATCGAGCAGTGGGGAGAGGTCTTGGCGGATACGTGGAGTCACGCGGTCGGTCTGTTGAACGCGTCCCGCAACCACTTCCTCGGGAACCTCCGTGTCCTGTACAACCTATATGACGAGCAGATGGCGGATGGGGCGTACCCGTCATTGTTCGAGTTACGGGATGTAGTGGCGGCCCAGGAGATCCCGTACGCGAGTCCACGGTACCGGTACAAGGAGCGCGTGGAGAACCGGTTGACCGGGATGCTCGGGTTCGGTGGTGACATCTTTGAGTGTAGCACCGGGTTTCCCATCGAGGAGTTGTTAGACCGGAACGTGGTGGTCGAGCTGCAGGAACCGAATCAGGACGTCCAGACGTTCATGGTGGAGGTGTTGTTGACGTGGCTGTTCTACTACCGGGATGCACAGGGCCACCGGGACGGGTTGCGGCACGCGGTGTTATTCGATGAGGCCAAGCAGGTGTTCGACGTGCACCGTGAGCAGAACGTGGATACGCCGCAGCCACCGATCACGAGTTTGATGGGGCGGGTCCGTGAGTTCGGGGAAGCGTTGGTGGTGGCGGACCACGAACCCAGTAAGTTATCGGACAGTCTGAAGGCGAATACGAACCTGAAGGTATGGATGTCGTTGGGGTCGGGCCACGACACGCAGGAGATGGCGGAGACGTTCGGCATCGAGGATGATGAGGTCGGGTTCACGCGGACCTTGGAGCGAGGGGAGGCGGTGGTGAAGGCAGCGAGCTGTGACCCGGTGCCGGTGCGGTTACCGCCGTATTTCGTGGAGAAGTCCACGACGGAGGAAGTGGTACGCGAGCGGATGCAGTCGGTGCTGGACGAGCTGGCGTATGGGGAGCGGGTTCGGCCGGACCGGTTCCTCGAGGTGGTTGGTCGGCACTGGGAAACGACGGACGCTACCGATGATACCGATGCCGAGACGGACGAGGACGGTGGAGCGGTTGGGGACGTGGCTGAGGCAGTGCTGGCCTCGGTGAATGACCAGCCGTTCCTGTCGATGAGCCAGCGATACGACGCGGTTGACGTCGGGGCGAAGACCGGGAACGAAGCGAAGAACCAGCTGGTGGCCCTGGAATTGGTGCGGGAGGTCGAGGTTGATACGCGGAAGCCCGGCCGGAATCCGAAGCTGCTGGAGTTGACAGAGGCCGGGAAGGAGGTGTTGGCCGAGCGCGGGTATGATGTGGTGGCGACAGGTCGTCGGGGGGTGGTGCATCGGTACTGGCAGCAGCAGATCAAGGAGTACTATGAGGCGGACGGGTTCTCGGTGGAGATCGAGTCAGCAGTGAGTGATGGGTTCGTGGATGTGTACGCTGAAACGACGGGTGAAGTGGTGGCAGTTGAGGTCGCACGGAGCCCGGAACACGAGGTGGCGAATGTGCGGAAGTGTCTCGGTCTTGATGTTGACCGGGTGGAGGTCGCGACCCTGGAAGAGGGTGTCCGGGAGCGGATCGAGGCGGCGGTCCGGGACGAGTTCGATGGGGTGCCGGATCAGGTGGTGTTCGTGGATGTCGCCGAGTACGTGTGA
- a CDS encoding DUF5803 family protein codes for MRRRRLLALAAVVGMLALSGCLGLFGDDSIPAERLDEEPAGEGYAWNESADVHLTVRADSTFQGVYSVNGTELTLYRNDGLGGQNPLDVRAVRYRYPNGTVINGSTLAERGNVEETRDEVVITTPEEGGELAFTAGSTPKRFSLPTYVDGSYEVVLPPDRRASAPVFGRIRPGGSETAVDDRNRVHITWEDVTADRVLVQFYLQRDLTLFGGLVAVFSVVALVGLAYFRRKLRELREQREELGLDVDVEDDSGRDPPPGMG; via the coding sequence ATGAGGCGGCGTCGGCTCCTCGCGCTCGCCGCCGTCGTCGGCATGCTCGCGCTGTCGGGCTGTCTCGGCCTCTTCGGCGACGACTCGATTCCGGCCGAGCGGCTGGACGAGGAGCCCGCGGGCGAGGGGTACGCGTGGAACGAGAGCGCCGACGTCCACCTCACCGTCCGTGCCGACTCGACGTTCCAGGGCGTCTACAGCGTGAACGGCACGGAGCTGACGCTGTACCGCAACGACGGGCTGGGCGGGCAGAACCCGCTCGACGTCCGGGCCGTCAGGTACCGGTACCCGAACGGAACCGTCATCAACGGCTCGACGCTGGCCGAGCGCGGGAACGTCGAGGAGACCCGCGACGAGGTGGTCATCACGACCCCCGAGGAGGGGGGCGAACTGGCGTTCACCGCGGGGAGCACGCCCAAGCGCTTCTCGCTCCCGACGTACGTCGACGGCTCCTACGAGGTCGTCCTCCCGCCGGACCGGCGGGCGTCCGCGCCGGTGTTCGGTCGGATCAGGCCGGGCGGTTCTGAGACCGCCGTCGACGACCGGAACCGGGTCCACATCACGTGGGAGGACGTGACGGCCGACAGGGTGCTCGTCCAGTTCTACCTCCAGCGTGACCTCACGCTGTTCGGCGGGCTGGTGGCCGTGTTCAGCGTCGTCGCGCTCGTGGGGCTGGCGTACTTCCGGCGGAAGCTCCGGGAACTCCGCGAACAGCGGGAGGAACTCGGCCTCGACGTGGACGTCGAGGACGACTCCGGGCGCGACCCGCCGCCGGGGATGGGCTGA
- a CDS encoding RAD55 family ATPase, protein MYEVTAFEESIEPGSNVLVSGPPLSGKRDLALDVLAEGTDAGEGAIVVTTKDGADRLLEQFARRTGYEGKPVAVVDTVTRQQGVGDVLEDDRVKYTSSPVDLTGIGIKLSEFLEQFHEVRGIERNRVAVHSLSTLLMYADLQTVFRFLHVFTGRIQSVDGLGIYCIDSTAHDDRTMNTLKQLFDGVVETGDGSELAVRLADA, encoded by the coding sequence ATGTATGAGGTCACAGCCTTCGAGGAGAGCATCGAGCCGGGATCGAACGTGCTCGTCTCCGGCCCGCCGCTGAGCGGCAAGCGGGACCTGGCGCTCGACGTTCTCGCGGAGGGAACCGACGCCGGCGAGGGCGCCATCGTGGTGACGACGAAGGACGGCGCGGACCGGCTGCTTGAGCAGTTCGCCCGCCGCACCGGGTACGAGGGGAAGCCGGTCGCCGTCGTCGACACCGTCACCCGACAGCAGGGGGTCGGCGACGTGCTCGAGGACGACCGCGTGAAGTACACCTCCTCGCCGGTCGACCTCACCGGCATCGGGATCAAGCTCTCGGAGTTCCTCGAACAGTTCCACGAGGTCCGGGGGATCGAGCGGAACCGCGTCGCGGTTCACTCGCTCTCGACGCTCCTGATGTACGCCGACCTCCAGACCGTCTTTCGCTTCCTCCACGTCTTCACCGGCCGGATCCAGAGCGTCGACGGACTCGGGATCTACTGCATCGACTCGACCGCCCACGACGACCGGACCATGAACACGCTGAAACAGCTGTTCGACGGCGTCGTCGAGACGGGTGACGGCTCGGAGTTGGCGGTCAGACTCGCGGACGCGTGA
- a CDS encoding DUF6908 domain-containing protein gives MDTIKEILHIHGIASVAEMTIDDYIKLDVDGFMPLCIEKVGDSQISVAHYYVQNHDYMRDPEIVFEVLDDGNWVPIEYIQDPFTYEYDENGLIAAMAFAVNTWDKNIQEQGFVEAARAAVSSSPATSQEEVSA, from the coding sequence ATGGATACAATCAAAGAAATACTCCACATCCACGGCATCGCGTCCGTGGCCGAGATGACCATTGACGACTACATCAAACTTGACGTAGACGGCTTCATGCCGCTGTGCATCGAAAAGGTCGGTGACTCCCAGATTTCTGTCGCCCACTACTACGTGCAGAACCACGACTACATGCGTGACCCGGAGATCGTTTTCGAGGTACTGGACGATGGCAATTGGGTTCCCATCGAGTACATTCAGGATCCGTTCACGTACGAGTACGATGAGAACGGGCTTATCGCGGCGATGGCGTTCGCGGTGAACACGTGGGATAAGAACATCCAGGAGCAGGGATTCGTGGAGGCGGCCCGTGCGGCCGTCTCTTCTTCTCCTGCTACTTCACAGGAGGAGGTGAGCGCGTGA